The Microlunatus soli genome contains the following window.
GAACCACTGATCAGCACGAGCTACTGCGGCCCGCGCTGCACTCCTCTTGATGGGTGCTTCGCCAGGTCGACTGGCATAGTGAACTCGTGGATCTGCTGCTGCACCTGCGCGGCTTCGTCGCGGTCGCCGATCAATTGAGTGTCTCGAGGGCGGCCGAGGAGCTCGGTGTCGACCAGCCGTTGTTGAGTCGACGGCTGCGCGCCCTGGAGGACCATCTCGGAGTCCGGCTGGTCGACCGCAGTCGGCGTCAGATTGCGCTGTCCGATACCGGAGCTGCGCTGCTGCCGCGGGCGCGTGCGCTGCTCGACCAGGCCGACCATCTGGTGGCCGGCGTGACCGCGATCTCGACGCCGGCCTTCCGGTTGACGGTGCCCGGTTCGGTCGAACCGGACGTCTTGGCCCGACTGGTCGGCATGCTGCAGCGGCAGCGGATCGAGACCCGGGTGGTCGCTGGAGATGATCATGAACTGCCGGAGAGCCCCGGCTGGCGGATCGAGCACACGACGTCGACCGCGGCTGACTGGACGGTCGAGTTGGGGATCAGTGGCACGATCGGGTCGCGCAGCAACGGAGTCCGGATCGGCGACCTGCGGCCGCATCGGGGCAGCCGCCAGCACCGGGAATTGTTGATCACCGATGAAGATGATCATGCAGGTTTCCTGGATGCTGTCCGCACTGTCGCCGATCGGTCCGGCGTCAGTCCCCGGCTGATCCGACGGACGACGAGCGCGATCGCCAGAGCCGGGTTGATTGCCGATCAGGCTGTGATCATCACCTCTCGACGCAATGCCGAACGGCATGGTCTGAACTGGACCCGACTGCTCGATCCGGAGTTGAAGCAGTGGTTCCGGCTGATCGAACGGGACCCGATACCGAGCGCGCTGCAGGACGGCCCGTTGCGGCAGCGGGTGCTGACCATGATCGGCGTCGTGCTCGGGGCGGCCTCCTCGACGCCGGACACCGGCGCTGATCGGTGGGACACACCGTGAGTCGCAATGAGGTGCTCGGCAGCACCGTCGAGCTGATGGCGGCGGCCGAGCAGATCCGCAGCCACTGGCGGACCCTCGGCATCGACGGGGCGCTGCAGGCCCGCAACATCGACACCGGCGAGGAGTTCGGCTTCGCCGGTCGGCGGCCGTTCTGTCTCGCCTCGGTGGTCAAGGTACCGATTGCGTTGGTCGCGGCGGACAAGATCGCTCGCGGCAGCTGGGACGGCGCCGAACCGGTCGTGTTGGGACCGGAGGACCGGTCCTTCGGTCGGCTCGGCCTGTCGGCCTACCGCTATCCGGTCACGATCGCGCTCGCCGATCTGTTGGTGCAGATGCTCAGCGTCAGCGACAACGCCGCCGGCGACGCGGTGTTGGACCGGATCGGGATCGGCAACGTCAACCGCCGGCTGCGGACCTGGGGAAGTGACGCGATCGTGCTGCGGCACCGCTTCCAACAGATGTACGACTACGCCACCCGAGCGTCCGGCGACGCCTTCGGGTTGGCCGCCCAGTTGGCGGTCGAAGG
Protein-coding sequences here:
- a CDS encoding LysR family transcriptional regulator: MDLLLHLRGFVAVADQLSVSRAAEELGVDQPLLSRRLRALEDHLGVRLVDRSRRQIALSDTGAALLPRARALLDQADHLVAGVTAISTPAFRLTVPGSVEPDVLARLVGMLQRQRIETRVVAGDDHELPESPGWRIEHTTSTAADWTVELGISGTIGSRSNGVRIGDLRPHRGSRQHRELLITDEDDHAGFLDAVRTVADRSGVSPRLIRRTTSAIARAGLIADQAVIITSRRNAERHGLNWTRLLDPELKQWFRLIERDPIPSALQDGPLRQRVLTMIGVVLGAASSTPDTGADRWDTP
- a CDS encoding serine hydrolase, encoding MSRNEVLGSTVELMAAAEQIRSHWRTLGIDGALQARNIDTGEEFGFAGRRPFCLASVVKVPIALVAADKIARGSWDGAEPVVLGPEDRSFGRLGLSAYRYPVTIALADLLVQMLSVSDNAAGDAVLDRIGIGNVNRRLRTWGSDAIVLRHRFQQMYDYATRASGDAFGLAAQLAVEGKRSDGSHVIASLDVHRGNVGTAYALVELLTRIWLDTISVPEATATIRDQMGRSAFQHRMSSDLQADDIAVAAKTGTFLTQRHEIGVVSTHGSRIAIAALTESSRPAAVQQDVDLAIGAAARTAVELLRL